In Cedecea neteri, a single genomic region encodes these proteins:
- the uvrY gene encoding UvrY/SirA/GacA family response regulator transcription factor: MINVLLVDDHELVRAGIRRILEEIKGIKVSGEVNCGEDAIKWCRSNPVDVVLMDMNMPGIGGLEATRKIARYSSDIKVIMLTIHTENPLPAKVMQAGAAGYLSKGAAPQDVVNAIRSVNAGQRYIASDIAQQMALSQIAPEAESPFASLSERELQIMLMITKGQKVNEISEQLNLSPKTVNSYRYRMFSKLNISGDVELTHLAIRHGLFNAETLISSE; this comes from the coding sequence TTGATCAACGTTCTTCTTGTTGATGACCACGAACTGGTGCGCGCAGGGATACGACGCATTCTGGAAGAGATTAAAGGCATCAAAGTCTCGGGTGAAGTGAACTGCGGTGAGGATGCCATCAAATGGTGCCGCAGTAACCCGGTCGATGTCGTGTTAATGGATATGAATATGCCGGGGATCGGTGGCCTGGAAGCCACCCGCAAAATTGCCCGCTACTCTTCAGATATCAAAGTTATCATGTTGACTATCCACACCGAGAACCCGCTGCCTGCCAAAGTCATGCAGGCCGGTGCGGCCGGGTATTTAAGTAAGGGCGCAGCGCCTCAGGACGTGGTAAATGCCATTCGTTCCGTTAATGCGGGCCAGCGTTACATCGCCTCCGACATTGCTCAACAGATGGCCTTAAGCCAGATAGCACCAGAGGCTGAATCCCCTTTTGCCAGTTTGTCTGAGCGTGAATTACAGATTATGCTGATGATCACCAAAGGCCAGAAGGTCAATGAGATCTCTGAGCAGCTTAATCTCAGCCCTAAAACGGTGAACAGTTACCGCTACCGCATGTTTAGTAAACTGAATATCAGCGGGGACGTAGAGCTGACGCACCTGGCAATTCGCCACGGGTTATTCAATGCGGAGACGTTAATCAGCAGTGAGTGA
- a CDS encoding DUF2594 family protein, whose amino-acid sequence MSTPDFSTAENTRELAQEVTCLKTLLTLMLQAMGQADAGRVILKMEKQIAQLEDPTQAEVFSNTVKQIKQAYRQ is encoded by the coding sequence ATGAGCACTCCAGATTTTTCCACCGCCGAAAACACCCGTGAACTGGCACAAGAAGTCACCTGTCTGAAGACGCTGTTAACCCTGATGCTGCAGGCTATGGGCCAGGCCGATGCGGGCCGCGTTATCCTGAAAATGGAAAAGCAGATCGCTCAACTGGAAGACCCAACTCAGGCGGAAGTATTCAGCAATACCGTTAAGCAAATTAAACAGGCTTACCGTCAATAA
- the sdiA gene encoding transcriptional regulator SdiA, with translation MLERNFFSWRREALELFLSITEASELQTLVQQQTQHLGFDYFSLCVRHPVPFTRPKLSLQSSYPQKWLEWYVTENYFAIDPVLKQSNFMRGEIIWSDALFAESRELWDAARDHGLASGRTHCVMAPNRTAGFLSVSRSNVRTEIVAEDELGLRLSYLAELSMATLNRLDDPSVEMIDMKLSKREREILQWTGEGKTSAEIAIILSISENTVNFHQKNMQKKFNAPNKTQIACYAAAMGII, from the coding sequence ATGCTGGAACGTAACTTTTTTAGCTGGCGACGGGAAGCGCTCGAACTTTTCCTGTCAATTACTGAAGCCAGCGAATTACAAACTTTAGTTCAACAACAAACTCAACACCTGGGCTTTGATTATTTTTCACTGTGTGTTCGGCACCCGGTGCCTTTCACGCGGCCTAAATTATCATTGCAGAGTTCTTATCCGCAAAAATGGCTAGAGTGGTACGTCACAGAAAACTATTTTGCTATTGACCCGGTATTGAAACAATCTAATTTCATGCGCGGTGAAATAATCTGGAGCGACGCCCTGTTTGCTGAATCTCGTGAGCTTTGGGATGCCGCGCGCGATCACGGTCTCGCATCAGGGCGGACTCATTGCGTCATGGCGCCTAACCGTACGGCTGGTTTTCTCTCCGTTTCACGCTCAAATGTTCGTACAGAAATTGTTGCGGAAGATGAGCTTGGGCTGCGGCTGAGTTACCTTGCCGAGCTGAGTATGGCGACGTTAAATCGGCTGGACGATCCGTCGGTCGAGATGATTGACATGAAACTCAGCAAGCGCGAGAGAGAGATTCTTCAGTGGACCGGAGAAGGGAAAACGTCGGCAGAAATTGCGATTATCCTGTCCATTTCTGAGAACACGGTGAACTTCCATCAGAAGAATATGCAGAAGAAATTCAACGCGCCAAACAAGACGCAGATAGCCTGCTATGCGGCGGCGATGGGGATTATCTGA
- a CDS encoding CoA transferase: MVKSSFPLLFDAMARDLGLEIAQPSVTVTGQGELSSRFPVTEFATASLATAGCALRALLARPDAPLYIDQRLTSYWFSTSHFPVNRAPAALWDEFAGDYATRDGWIRLHTNAPHHRQAMESVLGVSKDKSALAQRVTAWGKTELEAAIVAAGGCAAAMLSHAEWLKHPHGKTVAAEPLFWQQFHAEAPRTALALSPARPLAGIRVLDLTRIIAGPVATRFLAGLGAQVLRLDPPKWEEPTLVEEVTLGKKCARLDLRSTEGREQFKALLADADVLVHGYRADALEALGFNAETRQQISPGLVDVSLNAWGWHGPWRNRRGFDSLVQMSSGIAEAGMRWQNTVRPHPLPVQALDHATGYLLAAAVLKGLKVRHLQKQGYSARLSLARTAALLMSCQAGGQSALAAIGPHDYQPMMEWSAFGLGNRLNFPLRLAGTPVIWSTPPMALGSAKAAWE, from the coding sequence ATGGTTAAATCTTCGTTTCCCCTCCTCTTCGATGCAATGGCCCGGGATCTGGGGTTGGAAATAGCTCAGCCGTCAGTGACCGTGACGGGTCAAGGAGAGCTCAGTTCCCGTTTTCCTGTGACCGAATTCGCCACCGCCAGCCTGGCGACGGCGGGTTGTGCCCTGAGAGCCCTGCTTGCTCGCCCGGATGCACCGCTTTATATAGACCAGCGGCTGACCTCATACTGGTTTTCAACCAGCCATTTCCCCGTGAACCGCGCTCCCGCCGCGCTGTGGGATGAATTTGCCGGGGATTACGCCACGCGGGACGGCTGGATCCGCCTGCATACCAACGCGCCGCATCACCGCCAGGCCATGGAAAGCGTCCTGGGTGTGAGCAAGGATAAATCAGCGCTCGCCCAGCGAGTTACCGCGTGGGGAAAAACTGAGCTTGAAGCGGCGATCGTTGCCGCGGGTGGATGCGCGGCCGCGATGTTAAGCCACGCCGAATGGCTGAAACATCCACATGGGAAAACCGTCGCGGCAGAGCCATTGTTCTGGCAGCAGTTCCACGCCGAAGCTCCTCGTACAGCATTAGCATTGTCACCTGCCCGCCCGCTGGCAGGCATCCGGGTGCTGGATCTCACCCGTATTATTGCCGGCCCGGTTGCCACCCGATTTTTGGCCGGGCTAGGGGCGCAGGTGCTGCGCCTTGATCCCCCAAAATGGGAAGAGCCGACGCTGGTTGAGGAAGTCACCCTCGGGAAAAAATGCGCAAGGCTCGACCTCAGATCTACCGAAGGCAGAGAGCAGTTCAAGGCCCTGCTCGCCGACGCCGATGTGCTGGTCCATGGCTACCGGGCGGATGCTCTGGAAGCCCTGGGCTTTAATGCCGAAACCCGGCAGCAGATCTCTCCCGGTCTGGTAGACGTGTCGCTCAACGCCTGGGGATGGCACGGACCGTGGCGTAATCGCCGAGGTTTCGACAGTCTGGTCCAGATGTCCAGCGGCATCGCCGAAGCGGGAATGCGCTGGCAAAATACCGTGCGGCCTCACCCGCTCCCCGTTCAGGCACTGGACCACGCCACGGGTTACCTGCTTGCAGCCGCCGTGCTGAAAGGCCTGAAAGTTCGGCATCTGCAAAAACAAGGCTATAGCGCACGCCTGTCGCTCGCCCGAACGGCGGCATTATTAATGTCTTGCCAGGCTGGAGGTCAATCCGCGCTTGCCGCTATCGGCCCGCATGATTACCAGCCGATGATGGAGTGGTCTGCCTTTGGCCTGGGAAACCGATTGAACTTCCCGCTGAGGCTGGCAGGCACGCCGGTTATCTGGAGCACACCCCCGATGGCGCTCGGCTCCGCGAAAGCCGCCTGGGAGTGA
- the tcyN gene encoding L-cystine ABC transporter ATP-binding protein TcyN, producing the protein MSAIDVKKLVKKFHGQTVLHGIDLDVKPGEVVAIIGPSGSGKTTLLRSINLLEEPDSGTIQVGKITIDAGQSLAKQKEKIRALRQQVGFVFQSFNLFPHRTVLENIIEGPVIVKGEPKAEAIARARELLEKVGLSGKENSYPRRLSGGQQQRVAIARALAMRPEVILFDEPTSALDPELVGEVLNTIRQLANEKRTMVIVTHEMSFARDVADRAIFMDQGKIVEQGPAKALFASPQQPRTRQFLEKFLTQ; encoded by the coding sequence ATGAGCGCCATTGACGTTAAAAAACTGGTGAAAAAATTCCACGGGCAGACGGTGCTGCACGGCATTGACCTGGACGTTAAACCCGGCGAAGTGGTGGCGATCATCGGCCCGAGCGGCTCGGGGAAAACCACGCTATTGCGCAGTATTAACCTGCTGGAAGAGCCGGACAGCGGCACGATTCAGGTGGGGAAAATCACGATTGATGCCGGACAGTCCCTGGCAAAGCAGAAAGAGAAAATTCGTGCGCTGCGCCAGCAAGTGGGGTTTGTCTTCCAGAGCTTCAATCTTTTTCCACACCGCACGGTGCTGGAAAATATTATTGAGGGCCCGGTCATCGTTAAGGGCGAGCCGAAAGCTGAAGCCATTGCCCGGGCGCGCGAGCTGCTGGAGAAGGTGGGCTTAAGTGGAAAAGAGAACAGCTACCCACGTCGTCTGTCTGGCGGCCAGCAGCAGCGGGTGGCGATTGCCCGTGCGCTGGCCATGCGGCCGGAAGTTATTTTGTTCGATGAACCGACTTCGGCGCTGGATCCTGAGCTGGTGGGAGAGGTGCTGAATACTATTCGCCAGCTGGCGAATGAGAAGCGCACCATGGTCATTGTGACGCACGAAATGAGCTTTGCTCGCGATGTTGCTGACCGGGCTATATTCATGGATCAGGGCAAGATTGTGGAACAGGGGCCAGCAAAAGCGCTTTTCGCCAGCCCACAGCAGCCACGCACGCGGCAATTTCTGGAGAAGTTTCTGACCCAGTAA
- the tcyL gene encoding cystine ABC transporter permease — MQESLQLVLDSAPYLLKGAVFTLQLSIGGMFFGLILGFMLALMRLSAFWPFSLLSRFYVSIFRGTPLIAQLFMIYYGLPQFGIELDPIPSAMIGLSLNTAAYASETLRAAIASIDKGQWEAAASIGMTRWQTLRRAILPQSARVALPPLGNSFISLVKDTSLAATIQVPELFRQAQLITSRTLEVFTMYLAASLVYWVMATVLSTLQNYFENQLNRQDREPK; from the coding sequence ATGCAAGAAAGTTTGCAACTGGTGCTGGATTCAGCACCGTATCTGCTTAAAGGGGCGGTTTTCACGCTCCAGTTGAGTATCGGCGGGATGTTTTTTGGCCTGATCCTCGGTTTTATGCTGGCGCTGATGCGCCTGTCGGCGTTTTGGCCTTTTTCGCTGCTGTCGCGTTTTTATGTTTCTATTTTTCGCGGGACGCCGCTTATCGCCCAGCTGTTTATGATTTATTACGGGCTGCCGCAGTTTGGCATTGAGCTGGATCCTATTCCGTCGGCGATGATTGGCCTGTCGTTGAACACCGCAGCTTATGCCTCTGAAACGCTGCGGGCGGCCATTGCCTCTATTGATAAAGGCCAGTGGGAAGCTGCGGCCAGTATCGGGATGACTCGCTGGCAAACGCTGCGCCGAGCGATTCTGCCGCAGTCTGCCCGCGTGGCGCTGCCGCCGCTGGGGAACAGCTTTATCAGCCTGGTGAAGGACACCTCGCTGGCGGCCACCATTCAGGTGCCGGAGCTGTTCCGCCAGGCGCAGCTGATCACCTCCCGCACGCTGGAAGTGTTCACCATGTATCTTGCCGCATCCCTGGTCTACTGGGTGATGGCGACGGTGCTCTCTACGCTGCAAAACTATTTTGAAAACCAGCTTAATCGCCAGGACAGGGAGCCGAAATGA
- the dcyD gene encoding D-cysteine desulfhydrase: MSLHHLTRFPRLEFIGAPTPLEYLPRFSDYLGREIYIKRDDVTPMAMGGNKLRKLEFLAADALREGADTLVTAGAIQSNHVRQTAAVAAKLGLHCVALLENPIGTKAENYLTNGNRLLVDLFNVEVEMCEALNAPDKQLEAVATRLEAQGFRPYVIPVGGSNALGALGYVESALEIAQQCENAVNLSSVVVASGSAGTHAGLAVGLEQLMPDVELIGVTVSRTVAQQKPKVVALQQAVAKSLEVSATSEIILWDDYFAPGYGTPNEEGMEAVKLLARLEGILLDPVYTGKAMAGLIDGVAQKRFKDQGPIAFIHTGGAPALFAYHPHL; this comes from the coding sequence ATGTCACTGCATCATCTAACGCGTTTTCCTCGTCTGGAATTTATTGGCGCGCCGACGCCGCTGGAGTATTTACCGCGCTTTTCGGACTATCTTGGCCGTGAAATTTATATTAAACGTGATGATGTGACGCCGATGGCGATGGGCGGCAACAAGCTGCGCAAGCTTGAGTTTTTAGCCGCTGACGCGCTGCGAGAAGGCGCCGATACGCTGGTGACCGCGGGCGCTATCCAGTCTAACCACGTTCGCCAGACGGCGGCGGTGGCGGCAAAGCTTGGGCTACATTGCGTGGCGCTGCTTGAAAACCCTATCGGGACAAAAGCCGAAAACTACCTGACCAACGGCAACCGCCTGCTGGTTGATCTTTTCAATGTCGAAGTCGAGATGTGCGAGGCCCTGAACGCCCCGGATAAGCAGCTGGAAGCGGTGGCTACGCGCCTGGAAGCGCAGGGATTTCGGCCTTATGTTATTCCGGTCGGCGGCTCTAATGCGCTGGGTGCGCTGGGGTATGTTGAAAGCGCGCTGGAAATTGCCCAGCAGTGCGAGAACGCCGTGAACCTGTCGTCCGTTGTGGTTGCTTCCGGCAGCGCGGGGACGCATGCCGGTCTGGCTGTCGGCCTTGAGCAGTTAATGCCGGACGTGGAGCTGATTGGCGTCACTGTTTCCAGAACAGTGGCACAGCAAAAACCAAAAGTTGTCGCCCTGCAGCAGGCCGTGGCGAAGTCGCTTGAGGTTAGCGCGACCAGCGAAATTATCCTGTGGGATGATTATTTCGCGCCAGGCTACGGCACGCCGAATGAAGAGGGGATGGAAGCAGTGAAGCTGCTCGCCAGGCTTGAAGGCATCCTGCTTGACCCGGTGTACACCGGCAAAGCGATGGCCGGACTCATTGACGGCGTGGCACAAAAAAGATTTAAGGATCAGGGGCCCATTGCCTTTATTCATACCGGCGGAGCGCCGGCGCTGTTTGCCTACCACCCGCATCTGTAA
- the tcyJ gene encoding cystine ABC transporter substrate-binding protein: protein MKLKMIGRQALMGVLAVALVAGASVKTFAAENLLNKVKERGTLLVGLEGTYPPFSFQGDDGKLTGFEVEFAEQLAQHLGVKAALKPTKWDGMLASLDSKRIDVVINQVTISDERKKKYDFSTPYTISGIQALVKKGNEGGIKTAADLKGKKVGVGLGTNYEQWLRENVPGVDIRTYDDDPTKYQDLRVGRIDAILVDRLAALDLVKKTNNTLAVAGDAFSRQEAGVAVRKGNEDLLKAIDAAIAEMQKDGSLTKLSDKWFGADVTK, encoded by the coding sequence ATGAAATTAAAAATGATCGGGCGTCAGGCGCTGATGGGCGTCCTGGCCGTTGCTCTGGTGGCCGGCGCAAGCGTGAAAACCTTCGCGGCAGAAAATCTTCTGAATAAAGTCAAAGAGCGCGGCACGCTGCTGGTGGGGCTGGAAGGCACTTATCCGCCGTTCAGCTTCCAGGGCGATGACGGCAAGCTGACCGGCTTTGAAGTCGAATTTGCCGAGCAGCTGGCTCAGCATCTGGGTGTTAAAGCCGCGCTGAAGCCGACCAAGTGGGACGGCATGCTGGCGTCTTTAGATTCTAAACGTATTGACGTGGTGATTAACCAGGTCACCATTTCCGACGAACGCAAGAAAAAATACGACTTCTCCACCCCTTACACCATCTCCGGTATTCAGGCACTGGTGAAAAAGGGCAATGAAGGTGGGATTAAAACCGCCGCCGACCTGAAGGGCAAAAAAGTTGGCGTAGGCCTCGGGACTAACTACGAGCAGTGGCTGCGTGAAAACGTACCGGGCGTAGATATCCGTACCTATGATGATGACCCGACTAAATATCAGGATCTGCGCGTGGGCCGTATTGACGCGATTCTGGTTGACCGCCTCGCCGCGCTGGACCTGGTGAAGAAAACCAACAATACGCTGGCGGTAGCGGGGGATGCGTTCTCCCGTCAGGAAGCAGGCGTTGCCGTGCGTAAAGGTAATGAAGATCTGCTGAAAGCTATCGACGCAGCCATCGCTGAGATGCAGAAAGACGGCTCTCTGACTAAGCTGTCCGATAAATGGTTCGGTGCGGACGTCACTAAGTAA
- the fliZ gene encoding flagella biosynthesis regulatory protein FliZ, with protein MTVQQSKRRPLSRYLKDFKHTQTHCAHCSKLLDRITLTRSGVIINKATIAQLDTLIDEATWLIEQKEWMALCRFCGDLHCKEQNNYFDIIGFKQYLFEQTEMSHGTIREYVVRLRRLGNHLSEHKVPLPGSLQGLLDETLDAWLPRTSTNNYRIALRKYWQFQVQGHAISSQEISATSDIY; from the coding sequence ATGACGGTGCAGCAGTCAAAAAGACGGCCATTAAGCCGCTATCTCAAAGATTTCAAACACACCCAGACACATTGTGCACATTGCAGTAAGCTGCTCGACCGCATCACGCTCACGCGCAGCGGGGTGATTATTAATAAAGCCACCATCGCTCAATTAGATACGCTTATTGATGAGGCCACCTGGCTTATCGAGCAGAAAGAATGGATGGCGCTGTGTCGTTTTTGCGGTGATTTACACTGCAAAGAACAAAACAACTACTTCGATATTATTGGCTTCAAACAGTATCTGTTTGAGCAAACCGAAATGAGCCACGGCACGATCCGTGAGTACGTGGTTCGTCTGCGCCGCCTGGGTAACCATCTCAGTGAGCATAAAGTCCCGCTTCCCGGCTCGCTGCAAGGCCTGCTGGACGAGACGCTGGACGCCTGGCTGCCCCGCACCAGCACCAATAATTACCGCATTGCGTTACGCAAATATTGGCAATTCCAGGTGCAGGGACATGCGATCTCGAGCCAGGAAATTAGCGCAACCTCCGATATATACTAA
- the fliA gene encoding RNA polymerase sigma factor FliA, protein MNSLYTAEGVMDKHSLWQRYVPLVRHEALRLQVRLPASVELDDLLQAGGIGLLNAVERYDALQGTAFTTYAVQRIRGAMLDELRSRDWVPRSVRRNARGVAQAIGQLEQELGRNATETEVAERLDIPLEEYRQMLLDTNNSQLFSYDEWREEHGDSIELVTEEHQQVNPLQQLLDSNLRQRVMEAIEALPEREQLVLTLYYQEELNLKEIGAVLDVGESRVSQLHSQAIKRLRTKLGKL, encoded by the coding sequence GTGAATTCACTGTATACCGCTGAAGGTGTAATGGATAAACACTCGCTGTGGCAGCGTTATGTACCGCTTGTGCGTCACGAAGCATTGCGCCTGCAGGTACGTCTGCCGGCGAGTGTGGAGCTCGACGATCTGCTACAGGCAGGCGGCATCGGGTTGTTGAATGCAGTCGAACGTTACGATGCCCTGCAGGGAACGGCATTTACTACCTACGCGGTGCAGCGCATCCGTGGGGCGATGCTTGATGAGTTGCGCAGCCGTGATTGGGTGCCGCGAAGCGTCAGGCGTAACGCTCGCGGTGTGGCACAGGCGATTGGTCAACTGGAGCAAGAGCTGGGGCGTAACGCTACCGAGACGGAAGTCGCGGAGCGGCTGGACATCCCGCTCGAAGAGTATCGCCAGATGTTGCTCGACACCAATAATAGCCAGCTCTTCTCTTATGACGAGTGGCGGGAAGAGCATGGCGATAGCATTGAACTGGTCACCGAGGAACACCAGCAGGTAAACCCGCTACAGCAATTACTGGACAGCAATCTTCGCCAGCGCGTAATGGAAGCTATTGAGGCTTTACCGGAACGTGAACAACTGGTGCTGACGCTCTATTACCAGGAAGAGCTGAATCTCAAAGAGATTGGCGCGGTGCTTGATGTGGGTGAGTCACGGGTTAGCCAGTTGCATAGCCAGGCGATCAAGCGTTTGCGCACCAAACTGGGTAAGTTGTAG
- a CDS encoding ATP-grasp domain-containing protein, whose product MNILITAIGSMSAPAVINALKRASHTVIGCDIYPEQWVYASRLVDNFVQVPRATNSQAFIESINAICDQHRIDAIIPLTDVEVDTLSDARGELCSSSMLALMSAESIALARDKLAWSKRFSHNEAFLSLPTAALAESQTLSFGFPVILKQRNGRSSEGLRRVETESELNALRERLNGNDWIVQPYLPGDVHVIDIVRQRETGEWAGVTRKELLRTANGAGLTVEILQDDALLAKAAEVARLLDLNGCINIEFMRHSTGDYLMDINPRFSAGVEFSVMAGYDMIINHLHCFTRQPIQPAVAVQNAVFTRHYVAEKSFTG is encoded by the coding sequence ATGAACATTTTAATTACGGCTATAGGGTCAATGTCTGCGCCAGCCGTGATAAATGCGCTGAAACGCGCCTCCCACACCGTCATCGGGTGTGATATCTACCCCGAGCAATGGGTGTATGCCTCTCGTCTGGTCGACAATTTTGTTCAGGTTCCGCGTGCAACGAATAGCCAGGCCTTTATCGAAAGTATCAATGCGATTTGCGACCAGCATCGCATTGACGCCATCATTCCACTAACCGATGTCGAAGTTGACACGCTTTCTGATGCCCGTGGTGAACTGTGTTCGTCCTCCATGCTGGCGCTGATGTCCGCAGAGTCTATCGCGCTTGCCCGGGATAAGCTGGCCTGGAGCAAACGATTTTCCCATAACGAAGCGTTTCTCTCGCTACCCACTGCCGCCCTCGCTGAGTCCCAAACGCTTTCATTTGGCTTCCCGGTCATTCTCAAGCAGAGGAATGGCCGTAGCAGCGAAGGGCTTCGCCGCGTGGAGACAGAATCCGAGCTTAACGCATTACGCGAGCGGCTGAACGGCAACGACTGGATTGTCCAGCCGTATCTGCCGGGAGATGTTCACGTCATTGATATTGTCCGCCAGCGCGAGACGGGCGAATGGGCAGGCGTTACCCGCAAAGAGCTGTTGCGCACCGCGAACGGCGCCGGATTAACCGTTGAAATACTTCAGGATGATGCGCTGCTCGCCAAAGCGGCGGAAGTTGCCCGCCTCCTCGACCTGAACGGCTGCATCAATATTGAATTTATGCGCCATTCCACCGGGGATTACCTGATGGACATAAACCCCCGCTTCTCCGCCGGAGTCGAATTTTCGGTCATGGCAGGCTACGACATGATTATCAATCATCTTCACTGTTTCACCCGCCAGCCTATACAACCCGCAGTTGCCGTACAAAACGCCGTCTTTACGCGCCACTACGTCGCTGAGAAATCATTCACAGGATAG
- a CDS encoding class I SAM-dependent methyltransferase produces the protein MSQTTGPEKLTTAEDWDHKWQGIFDHYQNDLRHAYYIDAVRKSRETRVLEIAAGSFRDIVQLTKRGAEGHGIDFSPESVSLAKKLYPSLQDRFSVMNAFELQYPDKHFDISYHNGFWGLFADEDIQKMALEQARITRGRMIVTVHNAHNQSFVNYFNSKKETDSLFNIRFFTVEQMQEILGKVARKVTIIPVGKGKKTHEDWLIRHGLHNPLLINGMFKLSGQRYLERSERLMCIAEL, from the coding sequence ATGAGCCAAACTACAGGGCCTGAAAAGCTCACCACGGCCGAGGACTGGGACCATAAATGGCAGGGTATTTTCGACCATTACCAAAACGATCTTCGCCACGCCTACTATATTGATGCGGTCAGAAAAAGCCGTGAAACGCGGGTTCTGGAGATTGCTGCCGGTAGCTTTCGCGATATCGTCCAGTTGACAAAGCGTGGCGCAGAGGGCCACGGAATAGACTTTTCGCCGGAATCCGTGAGTCTTGCAAAAAAGCTTTATCCCTCCCTGCAGGATCGTTTTTCCGTGATGAATGCCTTCGAGCTGCAGTACCCGGACAAGCATTTTGACATCAGTTACCACAATGGGTTTTGGGGGCTATTTGCGGATGAGGATATCCAAAAAATGGCGCTTGAGCAGGCCCGAATCACTCGCGGCAGAATGATCGTCACGGTGCATAACGCCCATAACCAGTCGTTCGTTAATTACTTCAACTCGAAAAAAGAAACCGACTCGCTGTTTAACATCCGTTTCTTTACCGTCGAACAGATGCAGGAAATCCTCGGCAAAGTCGCCCGCAAAGTCACCATCATCCCTGTCGGCAAAGGAAAAAAAACGCACGAAGACTGGCTGATACGCCACGGCCTGCATAATCCACTGCTGATTAACGGCATGTTCAAATTGTCCGGCCAGCGCTACCTTGAGCGCAGCGAGCGCCTGATGTGTATCGCCGAGCTATAG
- a CDS encoding DegT/DnrJ/EryC1/StrS family aminotransferase, which produces MKNIFVTSPLLPPLEEFVPYLEQIWGNKYLTNNGPFHQQLEQALADYLGVKYLSLFSNGTLALLTAFQTLRLSGEVITTPYSFVATSHSLLWNGLTPVFADIDPLTFNINADAIEALITPQTTAIMPVHCYGIPCDVDKIQRIADTYGLKVIYDAAHAFGVKQNGSSILNCGDLSILSFHATKVFNTIEGGAIICPDARTKKRIDYLKNFGFADETTVIAPGINAKMNEVQAAFGLLQLQHIDGALSARADIYQRYCEGLADIPGLEFYTQKSDYEWNHAYYPVLIDERFPVSRDALYDALKEEGIYSRRYFYPLISSFAMYRHLPSSAAEHLPVANDLANKVLCLPIFPDLEEEEQLRIIAAVRRIAQGQSVAA; this is translated from the coding sequence ATGAAAAATATTTTTGTCACCAGCCCTCTGCTTCCGCCTCTGGAGGAGTTTGTTCCTTACCTCGAGCAGATTTGGGGGAATAAATACCTGACCAACAACGGGCCATTTCATCAGCAGCTTGAGCAGGCGCTGGCCGATTATCTGGGCGTAAAATATCTTTCGCTGTTTTCTAACGGCACGTTGGCATTGCTGACGGCATTTCAGACGTTGCGATTGAGCGGGGAAGTGATAACCACGCCTTACTCTTTTGTGGCGACATCGCACAGCCTGTTGTGGAACGGCCTGACGCCGGTATTTGCCGACATTGATCCGCTGACATTCAATATTAATGCGGACGCCATTGAAGCGCTGATCACCCCGCAAACGACGGCCATTATGCCGGTGCACTGTTATGGTATTCCCTGCGACGTGGATAAAATTCAGCGTATCGCCGATACCTACGGGCTGAAGGTCATTTATGATGCCGCCCACGCGTTTGGCGTGAAGCAGAACGGCAGCAGCATCCTGAACTGTGGTGATTTGTCTATCCTGAGTTTCCACGCCACCAAAGTGTTTAATACCATCGAAGGCGGGGCGATTATCTGCCCGGATGCCAGAACCAAGAAGCGCATTGATTACCTGAAAAACTTTGGCTTTGCCGACGAAACGACGGTGATTGCGCCGGGCATTAACGCGAAAATGAATGAAGTGCAGGCGGCGTTTGGCCTGCTGCAGCTGCAGCATATTGACGGTGCCTTAAGCGCCCGGGCCGACATTTATCAGCGCTACTGTGAAGGTCTGGCCGATATTCCTGGTCTTGAGTTTTATACCCAGAAAAGCGATTACGAGTGGAACCACGCCTACTATCCCGTGCTGATAGATGAACGGTTCCCGGTGAGCCGCGACGCACTTTACGACGCGTTAAAAGAAGAGGGGATTTATTCCCGCCGCTATTTCTATCCGCTCATCAGCTCCTTCGCGATGTACCGGCATCTGCCGTCCTCCGCAGCGGAGCATTTACCGGTGGCCAATGACCTGGCCAACAAGGTGCTGTGTTTGCCGATATTCCCGGACCTTGAGGAAGAAGAGCAACTGCGTATTATCGCGGCAGTCAGGCGAATTGCTCAGGGGCAAAGCGTCGCTGCCTGA